From the genome of Leptodactylus fuscus isolate aLepFus1 chromosome 1, aLepFus1.hap2, whole genome shotgun sequence, one region includes:
- the LOC142210719 gene encoding perilipin-2-like isoform X2, with protein MAETVEQQQQQNVVVRLINLPLVSSTYDMVSSAYVTTKENHPYLKSVCDVAEKSVKTITSVAMTSAMPILQKLEPQIALANNIACVGLDKIEEKLPILYQPSEKVVANASGVVTGAKDAVVQSITGVVDKTKGAVQDSVEMTKAVVNGSINTVLGSSVVKIVSSRVDNALTQSETLLEQYLPPTDEELAKEATITEGFELSKDKPSYYIRLGSLSTKARKRAYQQALTRIKDAKCRSQEAIAQLQNTVDLIEYARRNMSGANQKIHDAQEKIYNKWVEWTKGTEQETSGESPEQIESRTLTIARNLSQQLQTTCLSLVSSVQGLPQNIQNKAQNVSAMAADVYQNFRSASSFREMSDSLLATTRDQFTKMKDSLDDVMDYFVNNTPLNWLVGPFYPQAAGSQDGEHKVDGGDSANQED; from the exons AACGTGGTGGTAAGGTTGATTAACCTCCCATTGGTGAGCTCAACTTATGATATGGTGTCATCTGCCTATGTGACCACCAAAGAGAACCATCCGTACCTGAAGTCTGTATGTGATGTTGCCGAGAAGAGTGTGAAGACTATCACATCTGTGGCAATGACCAGTGCCATGCCAATCCTACAGAAACTTGAGCCTCAAA TTGCTCTGGCTAACAACATTGCCTGTGTTGGGCTGGATAAGATTGAAGAGAAGCTGCCTATTCTTTACCAGCCTTCTGAGAAG GTTGTGGCTAATGCCTCAGGAGTGGTGACTGGGGCCAAAGATGCTGTTGTTCAGAGTATCACCGGCGTAGTTGATAAAACCAAAGGAGCTGTGCAGGACAGTGTGGAGATGACTAAGGCTGTTGTAAATGGCAGCATTAACACTGTTCTTGGGAGCAGTGTAGTGAAAATCGTGAGCAGTCGTGTAGATAATGCACTAACCCAGTCTGAGACACTTCTGGAACAATACTTGCCACCAACTGATGAAGAGTTAG ctAAAGAAGCAACTATAACAGAAGGCTTTGAGTTGTCCAAGGATAAGCCTAGCTATTATATTCGATTGGGATCCCTGTCTACCAAGGCGCGCAAGCGTGCTTATCAACAAGCTTTGACCCGGATCAAGGATGCTAAGTGCAGAAGTCAGGAAGCAATTGCTCAGCTCCAGAATACAGTTGATCTG ATTGAATATGCAAGAAGGAACATGAGTGGTGCTAATCAGAAAATCCATGATGCTCAGGAGAAGATCTACAATAAGTGGGTGGAGTGGACAAAAGGCACAGAACAAGAAACTAGTGGAGAAAGCCCTGAG CAAATTGAATCCCGCACGCTAACTATTGCCCGGAATCTCTCTCAACAACTGCAAACCACATGTCTGTCTCTGGTCTCCAGCGTTCAAGGTCTCCCACAAAACATCCAGAACAAGGCTCAGAATGTTAGCGCCATGGCTGCAGACGTCTATCAAAACTTCCGTTCTGCCTCTTCCTTCAGAGAAATGTCAGACAGCCTCTTAGCCACCACTAGGGACCAGTTCACAAAAATGAAGGATTCTTTGGATGATGTGATGGACTACTTTGTTAACAACACTCCGCTAAATTGGCTGGTAGGTCCTTTTTACCCACAAGCGGCTGGTAGCCAAGATGGGGAGCATAAAGTTGATGGGGGCGACTCTGCCAACCAAGAAGACTGA
- the LOC142210719 gene encoding perilipin-2-like isoform X1 — protein sequence MAETVEQQQQQNVVVRLINLPLVSSTYDMVSSAYVTTKENHPYLKSVCDVAEKSVKTITSVAMTSAMPILQKLEPQIALANNIACVGLDKIEEKLPILYQPSEKVVANASGVVTGAKDAVVQSITGVVDKTKGAVQDSVEMTKAVVNGSINTVLGSSVVKIVSSRVDNALTQSETLLEQYLPPTDEELAKEATITEGFELSKDKPSYYIRLGSLSTKARKRAYQQALTRIKDAKCRSQEAIAQLQNTVDLIEYARRNMSGANQKIHDAQEKIYNKWVEWTKGTEQETSGESPEQIESRTLTIARNLSQQLQTTCLSLVSSVQGLPQNIQNKAQNVSAMAADVYQNFRSASSFREMSDSLLATTRDQFTKMKDSLDDVMDYFVNNTPLNWLVPNFSINDLTSETDDNPDVLEEEEMQDFSQANGRLINRE from the exons AACGTGGTGGTAAGGTTGATTAACCTCCCATTGGTGAGCTCAACTTATGATATGGTGTCATCTGCCTATGTGACCACCAAAGAGAACCATCCGTACCTGAAGTCTGTATGTGATGTTGCCGAGAAGAGTGTGAAGACTATCACATCTGTGGCAATGACCAGTGCCATGCCAATCCTACAGAAACTTGAGCCTCAAA TTGCTCTGGCTAACAACATTGCCTGTGTTGGGCTGGATAAGATTGAAGAGAAGCTGCCTATTCTTTACCAGCCTTCTGAGAAG GTTGTGGCTAATGCCTCAGGAGTGGTGACTGGGGCCAAAGATGCTGTTGTTCAGAGTATCACCGGCGTAGTTGATAAAACCAAAGGAGCTGTGCAGGACAGTGTGGAGATGACTAAGGCTGTTGTAAATGGCAGCATTAACACTGTTCTTGGGAGCAGTGTAGTGAAAATCGTGAGCAGTCGTGTAGATAATGCACTAACCCAGTCTGAGACACTTCTGGAACAATACTTGCCACCAACTGATGAAGAGTTAG ctAAAGAAGCAACTATAACAGAAGGCTTTGAGTTGTCCAAGGATAAGCCTAGCTATTATATTCGATTGGGATCCCTGTCTACCAAGGCGCGCAAGCGTGCTTATCAACAAGCTTTGACCCGGATCAAGGATGCTAAGTGCAGAAGTCAGGAAGCAATTGCTCAGCTCCAGAATACAGTTGATCTG ATTGAATATGCAAGAAGGAACATGAGTGGTGCTAATCAGAAAATCCATGATGCTCAGGAGAAGATCTACAATAAGTGGGTGGAGTGGACAAAAGGCACAGAACAAGAAACTAGTGGAGAAAGCCCTGAG CAAATTGAATCCCGCACGCTAACTATTGCCCGGAATCTCTCTCAACAACTGCAAACCACATGTCTGTCTCTGGTCTCCAGCGTTCAAGGTCTCCCACAAAACATCCAGAACAAGGCTCAGAATGTTAGCGCCATGGCTGCAGACGTCTATCAAAACTTCCGTTCTGCCTCTTCCTTCAGAGAAATGTCAGACAGCCTCTTAGCCACCACTAGGGACCAGTTCACAAAAATGAAGGATTCTTTGGATGATGTGATGGACTACTTTGTTAACAACACTCCGCTAAATTGGCTG GTACCAAACTTCAGCATCAATGACCTTACTTCAGAAACTGATGACAACCCAGATGTATTGGAAGAGGAAGAAatgcaagacttctcccaagctaaTGGGCGCTTAATAAATCGAGAGTAA